The window TCGGGACGCGTATGCAAAGCCATGATGATTTCTTCAAGAGCAGCATTACCGGCTCTTTCGCCAATGCCGTTGATCGTCCCCTCCACTTGCCTCGCTCCAGCTTTTATAGCAGCCAAAGAATTGGAAACGGCCAGTCCCAAGTCATTATGGCAATGAACACTCACCACGACTTTATCAATATCTTGAACGTGATCAAAAAGATAACGGATAAGAGAGGCAAACTCTTCGGGAACGGCATATCCCACCGTATCGGGAATATTGACGGTAGTCGCTCCCGCCTCTATGACTTTCTGAATAATCTTGGCCAAAAACTCGGGCTCGGTCCTTGAAGCATCTTCGGCGGAAAACTCGACGTCTTGAACATAGCGCTTCGCTAAACGCACCCCTTCTACAGCGATCCGCACGATCTCCTCCTCGTCCTTGGCCAGCTTGAATCTCCGATGAATTTGAGAGGTGGCAAGAAAAACATGTATCCTTGCTGCATCTGCTGCTGCTTTTAAGGCTTCAGCTGCCGCTTCAATATCCTTCGGCAAGCACCTTGCAAGACCACAAATCTTTGGTCCCTTAACCTGGGCCGCTATTTCTGATACCGACTCGAAGTCTCCCTGGCTAATGACAGGGAACCCCGCCTCGATCACGTCCACTCCCAGCCGGGCTAATTGTTTGGCAACTTCCAACTTCTGCCTGGAGGTCATACTGGCTCCAGGACATTGTTCTCCATCTCTTAATGTTGTATCAAAGACAATGAGCCGATTAGCTGTCATCTCCAATGGTTAACCTCTCTTTTTAGCTGATTAGGGCTAGTTATTCATAAGCCGCTTGTACCCCATGAAGATTCTTTTTCTTCAACCAAGGGAAAAGGGCTCGAATTTCTGATCCCACTTTTTCAATCGGATGCTTAGCCCCTTCTTCCAGGAGTCTCTTGTAATTCGGTTTTCCTGCCTTTACCTCTTCAATCCACTTCTTTGCAAATTGACCATTTTGAATGTCTTCCAGAACCTGTTTCATGCGAGCTTTGACATGTTCGTCGATGATTTTAGGACCCACGGTAACATCACCCCACTTAGCGGTCTCGGATATAGAAAACCTCATTCCCGAAATGCCGGATTCGTATATTAAATCCACGATGAGTTTCATTTCATGCAGGCATTCGAAATAAGCCATTTCAGGAGAGTAACCTGCGCTAACCAATGTTTCAAAGCCAGCTGTAATCAAAGAAGTCAGTCCCCCACATAAAACGGCCTGTTCCCCGAAGAGGTCCGTCTCCGTTTCTTCTCTAAAAGTCGTCTCAATGACTCCTACCCGTGTAGAGCCAATTCCTTTCGCCCAAGCCAAGGCGATGTCTCTTGCCTTTCCGCTTTGATCCTGATAAACAGCTATCAAGGAAGGAACTCCTCTTCCCTCGACAAACTCCCTTCTCACGATATGACCTGGACCTTTGGGGGCAACAAGGATGACGTCAACTCCAGGAGGAGGAACAACCAGTTTATAATGAATAACGAAACCATGGGCAAAACCTAAAGTTTTGCCTGGAGAAAGATAAGGAGCAATCTGAGCTGAATAAATTTCTGGAATGACAAGATCGGGCACGGCTAAAAAAAGGATATCGGCACTCTTCG is drawn from Methylacidiphilum infernorum V4 and contains these coding sequences:
- a CDS encoding 2-isopropylmalate synthase is translated as MTANRLIVFDTTLRDGEQCPGASMTSRQKLEVAKQLARLGVDVIEAGFPVISQGDFESVSEIAAQVKGPKICGLARCLPKDIEAAAEALKAAADAARIHVFLATSQIHRRFKLAKDEEEIVRIAVEGVRLAKRYVQDVEFSAEDASRTEPEFLAKIIQKVIEAGATTVNIPDTVGYAVPEEFASLIRYLFDHVQDIDKVVVSVHCHNDLGLAVSNSLAAIKAGARQVEGTINGIGERAGNAALEEIIMALHTRPDAFGKIETGIQLKEILRTSRLVSRMSGLAVQRNKAVVGENAFAHAAGIHQDGILKKRETYEIIDPKIIGWEQSELPLTKHSGRAALENRLKILGFELEKEEIDNIFSQFKQIGDKKKFIYDDDLVSLVEGQISRIKETYELEYVAVTVCSGGIPMATIKLRHGEEVLVDASTGDGAVDAAMKAVDRITGQHGHLVEYEVKSVTEGKDAIGEVTVKVNFDSKKLVTAKAASTDVIEASIKAYLNAVNKALL
- the ilvC gene encoding ketol-acid reductoisomerase; amino-acid sequence: MTRTVLLDKDADLSLLKGKTVGVIGFGSQGHAHALNLKDSGINVVIGLYPQSKSIEVARKYGFEVLPSAEVAKSADILFLAVPDLVIPEIYSAQIAPYLSPGKTLGFAHGFVIHYKLVVPPPGVDVILVAPKGPGHIVRREFVEGRGVPSLIAVYQDQSGKARDIALAWAKGIGSTRVGVIETTFREETETDLFGEQAVLCGGLTSLITAGFETLVSAGYSPEMAYFECLHEMKLIVDLIYESGISGMRFSISETAKWGDVTVGPKIIDEHVKARMKQVLEDIQNGQFAKKWIEEVKAGKPNYKRLLEEGAKHPIEKVGSEIRALFPWLKKKNLHGVQAAYE